The genomic window GCGCTTAGTATATCCTCTCTGCCGCCGACTACCGGTACGCCCTCTATCGAGCGGTGCCATTTTGAGGGGTCGTCGTCGATTATGCACACGGGGATATCCTCGACATCGCCCGAGCGCAGCAGCTCACGGATAATTACTCTGCCTGCCTCGCCGGCGCCGATTATCATTACCCTGCTCGCAGGGCGTGCGGATTTACGCCTTTTCTGCCTTAAAACTATAAAGAAGCGGTAGCAGAACCTTATCCCGAGCGTGAAGACGAACTGTATCATGATGCCCAGACAGTAGTAGGTCAGCGGCATCCTGCCGAAGATGAAGGTTATCAGCACCGTATGTATCAGACCCGTGACGGCCGTGGCGTAGATGATACGCAAAAGCTCTACAATGCTTGCATACCGCCAGATACTGTTATACAGCTTGAATGCCCTGAACACGCACACGCATATTATCGCATAAAGCGGTGCCATGCCAAGGAAATTGAGCAGATAATCATACCTTATCGATGAATATGACCCGTCAAAGCGGAACCACAGAGCCAGGAAGTAGCAAAGCGTAACAGCCACCACGTCATAGCCTGCGAGCAGCACCTTTATAACATTGGTGTGCCTTGCGATATAGCTCGCACTTGTCTCTATAGGTACGCTCAAAGAGGCGGGGGTATATTTCTCTTTTTCAGACATATATTTATTCAGCCCTCTGTTCGTAAAATATGGTAATTATGGTTACAATTAATAGAAAATTAACATTTCTCTATCAACGCTATATTGTAATTATAACAAAAAACGTACTCATTGTCAAGCAATATCCCCATTCAGGCAAAAAAATACAGCACAATATTTTACGGCAGACTGTCCGGAGCGTGCAAAAGCGGGGCCGTGCTTGACAAATAAAGCATTTTGTGATAAACTGTATATAGTTTGTTGACAAGTTTTTGTTATTTTTTACAATCATGGAGGTGGACGTTATGTTTAGGAAGAAGCTCGTCTCGCTGCTGACTGCTGCGTTGATGATAGCAGGCACTTCGGGCACGTTATGGGAGGAGCTTTATGTGCCGGCATCGGCTCAGGCTGTCACGGAGATACAGGAGCAGGATGACCACAGAGAGCTTATAGAGCTTTGCAGGAGCTATTACGGCTATAACGACCTTGGAAAGCGCACGAACGGTGCAGCGCTCCAGAGCTTCTATGATGCACTGTATGAGGCATTTTCCGGTGTCTGGACAGGCGAAACGGATTATGAAGTATACCCTAACGACAGCGACTACTACGTTGTGGCAAGGATAAACTACAGAGAATATGGCATAACGGACGAGGAGGCAAAGGCCTGCTACTACGCGCTCAGGCACGACAACCCTGTCATGTATTACCTTGCCAACCAGTGGGCAACAGGCGGCCAGTTCTACTATGCGCTGATGAACAAGGAATACATTGATGCCGAGTACAGAGCAAAGCTCGGGCAGGATATATATGACTACATACTGGATATGACCTCTGCGACAGAGGGCATCGGCAATACAAGGCGCTTTCAAAAGGCGCTGATACTCCATGACAAGCTGCTGCCCAAGATGACATACAACACCCAGGACATGGCAGCGATCTATTCGCACAATATAATAGGTGCAGTCGAGAAAGGCACAGGTGTGTGCGAGTGCTATGCAAAGACATATCAGATGCTTTTAAACTACGTCGGCGTTGACAATGTATATGTAGTCGGCTACGGCAACGGTGAGTCTCACGGCTGGAACGCTGTCAAGATGGACGACGGCAGATACTACTTCGTTGATGTCACATGGGACGACAAACGTGACACACACAAGTATTTCGCAAAGGGCTATGCCACCTTCGGCGCAGACCATAAGGTGAAGGACGCAGTGGAGGAGGGCGCAGAGTATTTCTACGAGCTTCCGGCAGAGATTGCGGAAGGAAACTACAACTGTCAGGCCAACGACCCCACACTTCACAATATAATGGAACAGTATATCTTCGTGGTAAACGGGGACAATACCGTGACTATAACATCTTATAAGCAGGACGCTGCAAAGGTCGTGATCCCCTCTGAGATACTCGGTATGCCGGTGACTCAGATAGGCAGCGATGCTTTCTTCAACAAGACGAAGCTCCTTGAAGTGGTGATACCCGACAGTGTGACGACGCTCGGCTTCGGCGCATTCTTCAATGCCCTGACAAACTCAGAGGCAAGAAAGATAACCATTCCTGCGAGCGTGACAGATATAGGCGACAAGGCTGTCGGCTACAAGGTGACAGTCGGCGGCTCGGGCTACGGCTATGACGGCGACTATTCGCTCTTCTCGCCGGCGCTTATCAAGAACTTCACTATCTACTGCACAACCGACTCGCAGGCGCACAAATATGCTGTGGATAACGGTATTAGCTATGTGCTCACAGACCACACCCACACCTACACATCAAAGGTGACAAAGCAAGCCACCTGCACGCAGACAGGCACAAGGACATTCACCTGCCAGTGCGGCGACAGCTATACAGAGGATATACCCAAGGCAGCGCACACATACAAGACAAAGACTGTGGCGGCAACATACACTTCCGAGGGCTACACACTGCACACCTGCTCGGTATGCGGCAGCAGCTACAAGGACAGCATAAAGCCCAAGCTCACGCCAAGGAGCATAGCAAAGGCAGCAGTCTCGGGCGTAAAGAACAAATACTATACCGGCAAGGCGCTCAAACAGTCGCTTACCGTAAAGCTCGGCAGCAAGACCTTGAAGGCAGGCACTGACTACACGCTTTCCTACAAGAACAACAAGGCTGTCGGCAAGGCAACTGTTATCATCACAGGCAAGGGCGCATACACCGGAAGTGTAAGCAAGACCTTTAAGATACTGCCAAAGAAGACGGCTATAAAGAACCTTTCAAGCCCTAAGAGCAAGCAGCTGAAGGCAACATACGGCAAGGCAGCAGGCGTTACCGGCTATCAGATATCCTACTCGACAAGCAGCGGCTTTAAAAAGGCAACGACCAAGACTGCAAGCTCTGCGAAGACCGCCAAGACGGTGACAGTAAGCAAAAAGGGCATATACTACGTCAGGGTGCGCACCTACAAGACGGTCAGCGGCGTTAAGTACTACAGCGGCTGGTCGGACGTCAAGAAGGTCAGGGTCAAGTAAAATTAATATTATTTCCATTGCTTTTTTATTGCGTTGGTGATATAATCCTTATATCGGATCATGACCGCACGGAGATGATACTCTGTGCGGTCAGTCTGTCAGGACGATGACCGGGAGGCAGTGTATGAGACTAAAGACCAAGCAGATAAATATGACAGAGGGCTCTATCGGCGGCAAGACGCTAAGGTTTGCTTTGCCGCTTGCGGCTACAGGCATATTGCAGCAGCTTTTCAATGCGGCGGATATAGCCGTGGTCGGGCGGTTCGTCGGCAAGAACGCTATGGCGGCGGTCGGTTCTAACGCACCGCTCGTAAATCTGATACTGAGCCTTTTTATAGGCATCTCAATAGGCGCAAATGTCGTCATCGCAAGCTACACCGGCCAGAAAAACGACAAGGCTGTCGGGCGTGCCGTCCACACGGCGCTGACGGTGGCTTTCATAAGCGGCGTGCTGCTCGCACTGATATGTGAAGCGCTCGCTCTGCCGATACTCAGGCTTATGAAGATACCCGACAATGTATTTGATATGTCGGTGCTGTATTTTCGGGTTTATCTGACGGGTATGCCGGTGATACTGCTTTATGACTTTGCATCGGCGATATTCCGCAGCCGTGGCGACACGGCGACACCGCTTATCTGCCTTACGGTGTCGGGTGCTATAAATGTAGGGCTCAACCTTTTCTTCGTGCTCGTGGTCGGTATGACGGTCGATGGCGTGGCACTTGCTACCGTGATATCGAACCTGATAAGCTCGGCACTTCTGATATTCTTCCTTGCAAGAGAGCAGGGGGCGGTGCATTTTACCTTTAAAAAGCTCGGGGTCGATAAGCGCATATTCATACAGATGATAAGCATAGGCATACCGGCAGGCATACAGGGCATGGTGTTCTCGCTCTCAAACCTTATCCTCCAGTCGGCAGTCAACAGCCTGGGCGAGAATGTCATGGCAGGCTCGTCGGCGGCATTCAATATCGAGATATTCTGCTATTACGTCATAAATGCCTTCGGGCAGGCGTGTACAACCTTCATCGGCCAGAACTACGGCGCACGCAAGCCCGACAGATGCAGGCGTGTGCTTAAGATAACGCTTTTGCAGGACTTGGTGTTCACCGTGGCTATAGCCGTGGTGATACTGCTTAGCGGAAAATACCTCCTGCACATATTCAACAGCGACCCGGACGTGATAGCGGTAGGCAGGGTAAGGCTAAAATACATACTCACTGCTGAATTCATAAACGTTATAATAGAGATACTTTCGGGATACATGAGGGGCTTTGGCTTCTCGTTCGTGCCGGCGGTGGTGTGCATGGCGGGCATATGCGGTGTCAGGCTGACCTGGCTTTACGCCGTATTCATGCAGCACAAGAGCTTTGGCACGCTGATGATGGCTTATCCTGTGAGCTGGACGGTCACGGCGCTCGCACTATGCTTTGCGGCCGTGTATGTTGACCGGAAAAAGCTCAGGAGCTTCTACAATAAGGAGAAAAGCTGATGAAAGAGAAAAAAGACGCCGTTTTCTCAGGCGAGAGGGCGGAATTTGCAGCAAAGGACACAAAATATATCTCCTGCACATTTGAGGACGGCGAGAGTCCCTTAAAGCACAGCGAGGGGATAGTCACCGAGAGCTGTGACTTTAAGTGGAAATATCCCTTCTGGTACAGCCGGGATATCAGCGCAAAGGACTGCACCTTCCACGAAATGGCCAGGGCAGGGGTCTGGTATTCGAGGGGGATACGCTTTGAGAAGGTGAAATACATAGCGCCCAAGGGTTTTCGCAGATGCGAGGGGCTGAGCCTTGACGATGTGTGCTTCCCCTTTGCAGAGGAAACGCTCTGGCAGTGCAGAGATGTCACATTGAGCAATATCAGGGCGGCCGGGGATTATTTCGGCATGAACTGCGAAAACGTACAGGCCGAAAGCCTTGAACTCGACGGCAACTACGGCTTTGACGGCGCAAAGAACTTGACAATAAAAAACAGCAGGCTGATAAGCAAGGATATATTCTGGAACAGCGAGAACGTCACCTGCGAAAACTGCGTGATATCGGGCGAATACTTAGGCTGGAACTCAAAGAACCTGCGGCTTGTAAACTGCGGGATAGAGAGCGTGCAGGGGCTTTGCTTTGTGGACGGGCTCTATATGCGTGGCTGCACGCTTGACGGGCTGACGCTCGGCTTTGAATACTGCTCGGCGGTCGATGTGGTGACGCAGGGGCATATAGGCAGCGTCAAGAACCCTATATCCGGCATGATAAAGGCAGGCAGCATCGGAGATATCATACTCGAGCCCATGAGGGTCAATGTATGCCGCACAAACATAATAGTCGATAAAAAATAGCATAAGGAGAGGAATGGTAATATGCCCCTTGGCGATTTCAAAACACTTGCACAGGCAAAGGTCGATGAGGAATTCGAGAGGCCTGTGTTCATAAAGGCGATAGAGGAAACAAAGAAGGAGGGCGGCAACACCCACCTGCGCTTTACCCTGCTCGACGGCGAGGGGGAATACAGCGCCATGTTGTTTTCGACTACTGCGGCACAGGCGGCTGACAAGGGCCTTTACGCAGGCTCGGTCGCAAATGCTGCGATAAAGGTCGCACGGTTCAACGGGCGCAGCTACAACATAACCGCCATGACCCCCTACACCGGCACAGAGTACACGATAAGCGATTTTATCGTGACACCGCCTATTGATGTAAAGGTCATGTATGACGAGATGATAGCAGGCCTTAACAATGCCGCCGATGACAGGGGCGGAAAGGCAAAGCCGCTTGCTGACCTTGCGGTGATGATACTTGATAAATACAAGGCAGAGTATATCCACTCATCTGCAGCAGTGTCTATGCACCACAATTTCAAGGGCGGGCTGATATATCATTCCTACAGGATATTCAAGTCTGCCGAGCAGATATGCGGCGTTTACCCGGAGCTTGACCGTGAGCTTCTGCTCAGTGCTGCGGCGATACACGACATAGGCAAGATATGGGAATACAGCACCGATGTTATCGGCAGCAGCGAGGTGACAGGCTCGGGCGTGCTTTTTGGCCACATATACATGGGGGCAAAGCTCGTGAGCAACTTTGTTGACAGATACTATGCCGAGAACAAGGATTCACCACGCTTTGTGGACGAGAAGGTGAGGCTGCTGACACACATGATACTTTCTCACCACGGCAGCCGTGAGTGGGGCGCTGCGGCACCGCCTGCCATACCCGAGGCATTTGCGCTGCATTATCTTGACAACCTCGATGCCAAGATAAACTCCTGCGAAAGGGAGTATGCAAAGGTGCAGCCGGGCGACATAACGAAGAAAACGCCCTTCGGCTTTGAAGGCAAGCTCTACAGGCCGGCATACAGCAGCAAAGAATAGGCAAAACCGCACAAGGATCTGACTGTGCGATCAGCGCACGATCTTCGTGTGGTATTGCCTTAATACAGCCGTCTTACATCAAGGCGGCTTTTTTGTATGGGCAAAACTATGCACATCATGCAAAAATGTGTTGACAGCGCCGTTATAAAGATGTTATAATCATTATATATGAAGGAGGAAGTCTTTTATGGAGCTTGATATGATAAAGAATATAATGGACGCAGCGATAGAGAGCCATTCTGAGAACGGCGCTGCTGCTGTAATAACAAAGGACGGCAAGGAAGTTTATTCCTGCGCTGCCGGATATGCTGACGTAGAGGGCGGCGTGCCGTTTTCTGAGGATACGATATGCAGGGCATTCTCCTGCTCGAAGGTGATAACCGCCACGGCTGCAATGCAGCTTCTCGAGCGTGGAAAGCTCGACACAAGCTGGGAGCTCGGCTGGTTCATACCCGAGTTCTCGGAAGCCTATTATATAAGAGACGGCAAGAAGCTCGAAAGCCCGAAGATAAGGATAAGAGATCTTTTAAACATGACATCCGGCATACCCTACCCCGGCGACAGTCACGAGGGCATAGAGGGCATGAACGACCTCTGGGGCGAGCTTGACAAGAGCATAAACGACGGCAAGAGCCTTACAACGGCTGAGTTTGCTGCAAAGGCTGGCAAGACGGCGCTTATGTTCCCGGCAGGCGCTGAGTGGATGTACGGCTCGTCGGCTGACATAATGGGCGCAGTTATCGAGAAGCTGACAGGTATGCGCTACGGCGATTACTTAAGAGAGAACATCTTCGCTCCCTTAGGCATGGAGGACACGGCGTTCTATGTGCCGGCGGACAAGCGTGACAGGCTGGCTGTTCTTTACGAGAACGCCGCACAGCCCCCCAAAAAGCCCGACTGGGTAAACCTTTGCATATACGACTACGACAAGCCCCCTGCCTTTGAATCGGGCGGCGCAGGAATTTTCACTACGGCAAGAGACTTATCACGCTTGGGTGCTGAGCTCTCCTGCGGCGGCAAGGGCGTTATAAGCCGCAGCGCTGTGAGGTTTATGCAGCAAAACGGCCTTACCCCTGAGCAGAAGCGCACCTTTGACTGGGATTCCTGCAAGGGCTTTGGCTATGCAAATTTTGTAAGAACACTTGAAGACCCGAACGCAGCAGGGCTGTTTGCTACAAAGGGGTCATTTGGCTGGGACGGCTGGACGGGGACATTCCTGCTCAATGACCCGACCGAGAAAATATCGGTAACACTGTTCGTTCAGCGTACTGGCGCAGGCACTACACCTCTTGCAAGGGGCATAGTCAATGCGGCATACGCAGCACTCGGGCAATAAGCAATAGGTATCACGTTTTATTTCAGGCAATACAGGCTAAAGAGGGCTGTATTGCCTGTGATCGTTGAAAGGAGAGAAAGCCGTGAGGTTCATTCATATTGCAGACCTTCATCTTGGCAAGAAGCTAAAGGAATTCAGCCTTATTGATGACCAGAGAGCCGTGCTCTGCCAGGTCACAGAGGCGGTAAAAAAGCATAAGCCCGATGCGGTGTTCATCGCAGGCGATGTGTACGACAGAATGATACCCCCGGCAGAGGCGGTGGCGCTGTTTGATGAGTTTTTAAGCTCGCTCGCAGAGCTTGACGTTCAGGTGTTCGTCATAAGCGGCAACCACGACTCTCCCGAGCGTC from Ruminococcus sp. NK3A76 includes these protein-coding regions:
- a CDS encoding leucine-rich repeat domain-containing protein codes for the protein MFRKKLVSLLTAALMIAGTSGTLWEELYVPASAQAVTEIQEQDDHRELIELCRSYYGYNDLGKRTNGAALQSFYDALYEAFSGVWTGETDYEVYPNDSDYYVVARINYREYGITDEEAKACYYALRHDNPVMYYLANQWATGGQFYYALMNKEYIDAEYRAKLGQDIYDYILDMTSATEGIGNTRRFQKALILHDKLLPKMTYNTQDMAAIYSHNIIGAVEKGTGVCECYAKTYQMLLNYVGVDNVYVVGYGNGESHGWNAVKMDDGRYYFVDVTWDDKRDTHKYFAKGYATFGADHKVKDAVEEGAEYFYELPAEIAEGNYNCQANDPTLHNIMEQYIFVVNGDNTVTITSYKQDAAKVVIPSEILGMPVTQIGSDAFFNKTKLLEVVIPDSVTTLGFGAFFNALTNSEARKITIPASVTDIGDKAVGYKVTVGGSGYGYDGDYSLFSPALIKNFTIYCTTDSQAHKYAVDNGISYVLTDHTHTYTSKVTKQATCTQTGTRTFTCQCGDSYTEDIPKAAHTYKTKTVAATYTSEGYTLHTCSVCGSSYKDSIKPKLTPRSIAKAAVSGVKNKYYTGKALKQSLTVKLGSKTLKAGTDYTLSYKNNKAVGKATVIITGKGAYTGSVSKTFKILPKKTAIKNLSSPKSKQLKATYGKAAGVTGYQISYSTSSGFKKATTKTASSAKTAKTVTVSKKGIYYVRVRTYKTVSGVKYYSGWSDVKKVRVK
- a CDS encoding MATE family efflux transporter, whose product is MRLKTKQINMTEGSIGGKTLRFALPLAATGILQQLFNAADIAVVGRFVGKNAMAAVGSNAPLVNLILSLFIGISIGANVVIASYTGQKNDKAVGRAVHTALTVAFISGVLLALICEALALPILRLMKIPDNVFDMSVLYFRVYLTGMPVILLYDFASAIFRSRGDTATPLICLTVSGAINVGLNLFFVLVVGMTVDGVALATVISNLISSALLIFFLAREQGAVHFTFKKLGVDKRIFIQMISIGIPAGIQGMVFSLSNLILQSAVNSLGENVMAGSSAAFNIEIFCYYVINAFGQACTTFIGQNYGARKPDRCRRVLKITLLQDLVFTVAIAVVILLSGKYLLHIFNSDPDVIAVGRVRLKYILTAEFINVIIEILSGYMRGFGFSFVPAVVCMAGICGVRLTWLYAVFMQHKSFGTLMMAYPVSWTVTALALCFAAVYVDRKKLRSFYNKEKS
- a CDS encoding DUF3737 family protein; this encodes MKEKKDAVFSGERAEFAAKDTKYISCTFEDGESPLKHSEGIVTESCDFKWKYPFWYSRDISAKDCTFHEMARAGVWYSRGIRFEKVKYIAPKGFRRCEGLSLDDVCFPFAEETLWQCRDVTLSNIRAAGDYFGMNCENVQAESLELDGNYGFDGAKNLTIKNSRLISKDIFWNSENVTCENCVISGEYLGWNSKNLRLVNCGIESVQGLCFVDGLYMRGCTLDGLTLGFEYCSAVDVVTQGHIGSVKNPISGMIKAGSIGDIILEPMRVNVCRTNIIVDKK
- a CDS encoding HD domain-containing protein, giving the protein MPLGDFKTLAQAKVDEEFERPVFIKAIEETKKEGGNTHLRFTLLDGEGEYSAMLFSTTAAQAADKGLYAGSVANAAIKVARFNGRSYNITAMTPYTGTEYTISDFIVTPPIDVKVMYDEMIAGLNNAADDRGGKAKPLADLAVMILDKYKAEYIHSSAAVSMHHNFKGGLIYHSYRIFKSAEQICGVYPELDRELLLSAAAIHDIGKIWEYSTDVIGSSEVTGSGVLFGHIYMGAKLVSNFVDRYYAENKDSPRFVDEKVRLLTHMILSHHGSREWGAAAPPAIPEAFALHYLDNLDAKINSCEREYAKVQPGDITKKTPFGFEGKLYRPAYSSKE
- a CDS encoding serine hydrolase domain-containing protein; translation: MELDMIKNIMDAAIESHSENGAAAVITKDGKEVYSCAAGYADVEGGVPFSEDTICRAFSCSKVITATAAMQLLERGKLDTSWELGWFIPEFSEAYYIRDGKKLESPKIRIRDLLNMTSGIPYPGDSHEGIEGMNDLWGELDKSINDGKSLTTAEFAAKAGKTALMFPAGAEWMYGSSADIMGAVIEKLTGMRYGDYLRENIFAPLGMEDTAFYVPADKRDRLAVLYENAAQPPKKPDWVNLCIYDYDKPPAFESGGAGIFTTARDLSRLGAELSCGGKGVISRSAVRFMQQNGLTPEQKRTFDWDSCKGFGYANFVRTLEDPNAAGLFATKGSFGWDGWTGTFLLNDPTEKISVTLFVQRTGAGTTPLARGIVNAAYAALGQ